One Watersipora subatra chromosome 4, tzWatSuba1.1, whole genome shotgun sequence genomic window carries:
- the LOC137393802 gene encoding agrin-like, producing the protein MLARTIVITTVLVSLTRAADWRQVSCDKIIGIGLSTYGKFCDLEPVSVVCALRGGDLRSKVFDNECHLKIANCEAEVFRKANKYPAGQIPSYAQDYQKTTQTSKCANYDKAYCDATQSCDGAKQEKTCGSDGKTYNRICDLNRASCLAKRRGEKRLFRVKSDGLATGHLDDKH; encoded by the exons ATGTTAGCAAGGACTATTGTGATTACGA CTGTGCTGGTGAGCCTGACCCGGGCAGCTGATTGGAGACAAGTAAGTTGCGATAAGATTATAGGTATTGGTTTGAGTACCTATGGAAAGTTCTGTGACCTTGAGCCTGTCAGCGTAGTGTGTGCGCTGCGAGGAGGAGATCTCAGAAGCAAGGTCTTTG ATAATGAATGCCATTTGAAAATAGCTAATTGTGAAGCTGAAGTTTTCAGAAAAGCAAACAAGTATCCTGCAGGCCAGATACCATCCTACGCACAAGATTATCAAAAAACGACTCAGACCAGCAAATGTGCAAACTATGACAAAGCCTATTGTGATGCTACACAATCGTGTGATGGAGCAAAACAAGAAAAAACCTGCGGCAGTGATGGAAAAACCTATA ATCGCATCTGCGACTTGAACAGAGCCAGTTGTCTGGCGAAGAGAAGAGGAGAAAAACGGCTGTTCAGAGTAAAGAGTG ATGGTTTAGCAACCGGCCATCTTGATGACAAGCATTGA
- the LOC137393803 gene encoding ubiquitin-like-conjugating enzyme ATG10 — protein sequence MTGHITYAQFITQAIRLFENSKLLGDQWNLLEQPNCCRQKIQFLVKRCYKPKEKHVLSDMLVDTTLSPACQSEEVDETVTINQEDLITIKYYIIYSNSYSVPVLYFNACHQDGRLLNHLEISEIFSPYHSDCMMEHLWSTVTQVEHPVFQTPVFMLHPCKTASMMSIKCSNEEGTSDLTRADCYLIKWLSSVAPAIGLDISIRYFQLHSIDT from the coding sequence ATGACTGGTCATATTACTTATGCTCAGTTTATCACACAAGCCATTAGACTCTTTGAAAACTCAAAACTTCTTGGAGATCAATGGAATCTTTTAGAGCAGCCAAATTGTTGCCGACAGAAAATACAGTTTTTGGTCAAACGATGCTATAAGCCAAAAGAAAAACATGTATTGTCTGATATGCTGGTTGACACAACTTTGTCTCCAGCCTGTCAGTCGGAGGAAGTTGATGAAACCGTTACAATAAATCAAGAGGATTTGATAACaatcaaatattatataatctaCAGTAACAGCTACTCTGTTCCAGTGCTTTACTTCAATGCTTGTCATCAAGATGGCCGGTTGCTAAACCATCTAGAAATATCAGAGATATTTTCACCATATCATAGCGATTGTATGATGGAGCACCTGTGGAGTACAGTCACTCAGGTTGAACACCCAGTTTTTCAAACTCCTGTTTTTATGCTTCACCCATGTAAGACAGCCTCTATGATGAGCATCAAATGCTCAAACGAGGAAGGTACATCCGACCTGACTAGGGCTGATTGCTATCTGATTAAGTGGCTCAGCTCTGTTGCTCCAGCCATTGGGTTAGACATTTCTATTCGTTACTTTCAACTCCACTCTATAGACACCTAA